A single region of the Brachypodium distachyon strain Bd21 chromosome 3, Brachypodium_distachyon_v3.0, whole genome shotgun sequence genome encodes:
- the LOC100837894 gene encoding protein CUP-SHAPED COTYLEDON 3, with protein MHQHQHPAAAAMGAEALWDMLSEDMAAAAAAAAEHGLPPGFRFHPTDEELITFYLAPKAFNSSNDNDSNFSAVDFIAEVDLNRCEPWALPESARMGGEREWYFFSLRDRKYPTGLRTNRATGAGYWKATGKDREVVCAATGALIGMKKTLVFYEGRAPRGHKSKWVLHEYRLDGDFAADRRSCKEEWVVCRILHKTVDQYSSKMMEMRMMSPYHHCYHPMSHHHHPSFVFQDAPPVPFPNPSGQLPVPFLHHHHDLIPNLQQPSPLTTQHHHQPQAADKNSSSNNGGFPVPAAAAACIQDQQPDNNTAPYFPFPSLASAVTVAAKAGPLPGVNAAGPQELLPPTWPLDNFLQHGIATYLYETGPPAGAPRDA; from the exons atgcaccagcaccagcaccctgcggcggcggccatgggcgCGGAAGCCCTCTGGGACATGCTCAGCGAAGACATGGCAgccgcagcggccgccgcagccgagcACGGCCTCCCCCCGGGCTTCCGCTTCCACCCCACCGACGAGGAGCTCATCACCTTCTACCTCGCCCCCAAAGCCTTCAACAGCAGCAACGACAACGACAGCAACTTCTCGGCCGTGGACTTCATCGCGGAGGTGGACCTGAACCGGTGCGAGCCGTGGGCGCTGCCGGAGTCGGCCAGGATGGGCGGGGAGCGGGAGTGGTACTTCTTCAGCCTCCGCGACCGCAAGTACCCCACGGGGCTCCGGACCAACAGGGCCACGGGCGCCGGCTACTGGAAGGCCACGGGGAAGGACAGGGAGGTCGTGTGCGCCGCCACGGGGGCGCTCATCGGGATGAAGAAGACGCTCGTCTTCTACGAGGGCCGAGCTCCCAGGGGACACAAGTCCAAGTGGGTGCTCCATGAGTACCGCCTGGACGGCGACttcgccgccgaccgccgctCCTGCAAG GAGGAATGGGTGGTGTGCAGGATCCTCCACAAGACAGTAGACCAGTACAGCAGCAAGATGATGGAGATGAGGATGATGAGCCCCTACCACCACTGCTACCACCCCatgagccaccaccaccacccaagcTTCGTCTTCCAGGACGCGCCTCCCGTCCCCTTCCCAAACCCTAGCGGCCAGCTCCCCGTCCccttcctccaccaccaccatgacCTGATCCCAAACCTTCAGCAGCCCTCGCCATTAACAAcgcagcaccaccaccagcccCAGGCGGCCGATAAGAACTCAAGCAGCAACAATGGCGGCTTCCCAGTCCCAGCCGCAGCAGCGGCTTGCATCCAAGATCAGCAGCCAGACAACAACACGGCGCCATActtccctttcccttccttGGCCTCCGCCGTCACCGTCGCTGCCAAGGCGGGCCCACTGCCCGGAGTCAACGCCGCCGGTCCGCAGGAGCTGCTGCCGCCGACGTGGCCGCTGGACAACTTCCTGCAGCATGGCATTGCCACCTACCTCTACGAGACGGGCCCACCCGCAGGTGCCCCCAGGGACGCGTGA
- the LOC100838194 gene encoding uncharacterized protein LOC100838194, with the protein MATDAILETIKPRRSLSREDLPVTHAASASGKGKAGGDLDLSGMRRRVSSSLSARIRPLSSSSSSSSAALFRRARSMPSIKALAAAGALRRWWEWGLGWVMARKPPFARGLEMSDDEAKALGGCHCRGTLRHVFFRARAEVRRLLGRDGRPVASSAQDFRYDSDSYAQNFDDGGDAHARC; encoded by the coding sequence ATGGCCACCGATGCGATCCTGGAGACGATCAAGCCGCGCCGGAGCCTGTCGCGGGAGGACCTCCCGGTAACccacgccgcctccgcctccggcaaGGGCAAGGCGGGCGGCGACCTGGACCTGTCCGGGATGCGACGCCGCGTGTCGTCGTCCCTGTCGGCGCGGATCCGGCCGctctcgtcctcctcctcctcctcctcggcggcgctgTTCCGGCGCGCGCGGTCGATGCCGTCGATCaaggcgctggcggcggcgggcgcgctgcggcggtggtgggAGTGGGGGCTCGGGTGGGTCATGGCGCGGAAGCCGCCCTTCGCGCGCGGGTTGGAGATGAGCGACGACGAGGCCAAGGCGCTCGGCGGGTGCCACTGCCGCGGCACGCTGCGGCACGTCTTCTTCAGGGCCCGCGCCGAGgtgcgccgcctcctcggccgcgaCGGCCGCCCCGTCGCGAGCTCCGCGCAGGACTTCAGGTACGACTCCGACAGCTACGCCCAGAACTTCGACGATGGCGGCGATGCCCACGCCAGATGCTAG
- the LOC100824208 gene encoding plant intracellular Ras-group-related LRR protein 4, which yields MGTAVEAAAFGTVEGVVGEVMRLHRSLPARPSLEEVEAAEALARAADREERARLDAVEALRRSPVVPEELFYVAQEMHRALAGFQCREQKRDATRLLELDALHALFDGLIQRASQCVPSSSSGAAPRITTTTTAAAAASSSSSAVVAAVDRSSLGTNGFNVERKVGKGTGRVSMDDSYVKKAKATMWDGGVAAASSLAPRGTVTANSAKSAAVLVDGSYGDDKEKFSLIKLASMIEVAAKKGARDLNFQGKLMAQIEWIPDSIGKLIGLVTLDISENRLVALPEAIGKLSSLTKLDLHANRIALLPESIGDLRSLICLDLRGNQLTSLPSSLGRLMNLEELDMGANRIVTLPDSIGSLTRLKKLMVETNDLDELPYTIGHCVSLVELQAGYNHLKALPEAVGKLESLEILSVRYNNIRSLPTTMASLTKLKEVDASFNELESIPENFCFVTSLVKLNVGNNFADMQKLPRSIGNLEMLEELDISNNQIRVLPDSFGNLHHLRVLRAEENPLQVPPREVALKGAQAVVQYMADHTTKNATKSQTIKTKKTWAQFCFFSRPNKRKHDRIDMET from the exons ATGGGCaccgcggtggaggcggcggcgttcggCACGGTGGAAGGGGTGGTGGGGGAGGTGATGCGGCTTCACCGGTCGCTGCCGGCGCGCCCGTCgctggaggaggtggaggcggccgagGCGCTGGCGCGGGCCGCGGACCGGGAGGAGCGGGCGCGCCTCGACGCCGTGGAGGCCCTGCGGAGGTCCCCCGTGGTCCCCGAGGAGCTCTTCTACGTCGCGCAGGAGATGCACCGCGCGCTCGCGGGCTTCCAGTGCCGGGAGCAGAAGCGTGACGCCACACGGCTCCTCGAGCTCGACGCGTTGCACGCGCTCTTCGACGGCCTCATCCAGCGCGCGTCCCAGTGCGTgccctcgtcctcctccggcgctgCGCCGCGCATCACCACGACGAcgactgctgccgctgccgcctcctcctcttcgtccgccGTGGTGGCGGCAGTGGACCGCTCCTCTCTGGGCACCAACGGGTTCAATGTGGAGCGGAAGGTGGGGAAGGGCACGGGGCGTGTCTCCATGGATGACAGCTATGTCAAGAAGGCGAAGGCGACAATGTGGGACGGCGGggttgcggcggcgagctccctTGCGCCGCGGGGAACCGTTACCGCAAACTCTGCAAAATCCGCGGCGGTTCTAGTGGATGGCAGTTATG GAGATGATAAGGAGAAATTCAGCCTcattaagctagctagcatgaTTGAAGTGGCTGCGAAGAAAGGCGCTAGGGATCTCAACTTCCAGGGAAAGCTCATGGCCCAGATTGAGTGGATACCGGATTCAATTGGAAAGCTTATTGGGCTTGTTACCCTTGATATTTCGGAGAACCGGCTTGTGGCTTTGCCAGAGGCAATCGGGAAGCTTTCTTCTTTGACCAAGCTGGATCTTCATGCTAATCGAATCGCTCTTCTCCCTGAATCGATTGGGGATCTCCGCAGCTTGATTTGTCTCGATCTGAGAGGCAATCAGCTTACTTCATTGCCCTCTAGTCTTGGCAGGTTGATGAATCTCGAGGAGCTTGACATGGGTGCAAACCGGATTGTCACGCTACCTGATTCAATAGGAAGCCTCACAAGACTGAAGAAGTTAATGGTGGAGACAAATGACCTTGACGAGTTGCCTTACACAATTGGTCATTGTGTTTCACTGGTTGAATTGCAAGCAGGCTATAATCATCTGAAGGCACTTCCAGAGGCTGTTGGGAAGCTAGAATCTCTGGAGATACTCTCTGTGAGGTACAACAATATCAGGAGCCTTCCAACTACAATGGCATCTCTGACTAAGCTGAAGGAGGTTGATGCCAGCTTCAATGAGCTCGAGTCAATCCCTGAAAACTTTTGCTTTGTCACTTCTCTTGTTAAACTGAATGTCGGAAACAACTTTGCTGACATGCAAAAGCTGCCTCGCTCAATTGGCAACCTTGAGATGCTGGAGGAGTTGGATATAAGCAATAATCAGATTAGGGTTCTTCCAGATTCTTTTGGAAACCTGCATCATCTCCGGGTGCTTCGTGCAGAAGAGAATCCTCTACAAGTTCCACCAAGGGAGGTAGCTTTAAAGGGAGCTCAG GCTGTTGTTCAATACATGGCTGATCATACTACCAAGAACGCTACAAAGTCACAGACAATTAAGACAAAGAAGACTTGGGCTCAGTTCTGCTTTTTCTCCAGGCCTAACAAAAGAAAGCATGACCGGATAGACATGGAGACATGA
- the LOC100824514 gene encoding uncharacterized protein LOC100824514, whose amino-acid sequence MSVRIKAVVDRFVKELKEALDADIQDRVMKEREMQSYIEEREREVAEREAAWKAELSRREAEIARQEARLKIERENLEKEKSVLMGTASNQDNQDGALEITVSGEKYRCLRFSKAKK is encoded by the exons ATGTCGGTGCGGATAAAGGCGGTGGTGGACAGGTTCGTGAAGGAGCTCAAGGAGGCGCTGGACGCGGACATCCAGGACCGCGTCATGAAGGAGCGCGAGATGCAGAGCTACATCGAGGAGCGCGAGCGCGAGGTAGCCGAGCGGGAGGCCGCGTGGAAGGCCGAGCTCTCCCGCCGCGAG GCTGAAATTGCACGCCAAGAGGCAAGACTGAAAATTGAAAGGGAGAAtctagagaaagaaaagagtgTCCTAATGGGAACTGCTTCGAACcaggataaccaagatggcgCCCTTGAGATCACGGTCAGCGGCGAGAAGTATAGGTGCCTCCGCTTCTCCAAGGCGAAGAAGTGA
- the LOC100838804 gene encoding pentatricopeptide repeat-containing protein At2g03880, mitochondrial, with protein MKSLLKHLLRKRLTADRRSRRRLHSGSHSHPHPLVSIFSRLCLDGPFTAALALLPDIAAAGVRADPVSLCRLIKLCVRHGTVGDGRAIHRHVSLCAHGGGGATHGSLFVSNSLVSMYAKFGMLDDALELFGGMPQRNVVSWTTVVAALANAPGRKKEALRFLVEMRRDGVAANSYTFSSVLGACGTPGVLAAMHADIIKVGLDSDVFVRSSLIDAYMKLGDLDSGRGVFDEMVTCDLVVWNSIIAGFAQSGDGVGAMELFMRMKESGFLANQGTLTSVLRACTGMVMLEVGRQVHAHVLKYDRDLILHNALLDMYCKCGCLLDADALFSRMHDRDVISWSTMISGLAQNGRSVEALKVFDLMKAEGPTPNNITMVGVLFACSHAGLVEDGWHYFRSMDKLFGIQPEREHCNCMVDLLGRAGKLDEAMKFIGEMKFEPDSVIWRTLLGACRMHKNATLASYAATEILKLEPEDQGARILLSNIYADLRQWSNAEKSWKTMRDQGVKKEPGRSWIELGKLVHVFIAGELSHPCSDRIVQELNRLIRRAKDLGYVPQTEFVLQDLGTEQKEDLLKYHSEKLAIAFGTMNSMEGKPVRIMKNLRICGDCHAFAKLVSKTEGKAIIIRDPVRFHHFQHGVCSCGDYW; from the coding sequence ATGAAATCGCTGCTCAAACATCTCCTTCGCAAGCGTCTCACCGCAGATCGTcggagtcgccgccgcctccactcCGGCTCCCATTCCCACCCACACCCTCTCGTCTCCATCTTCTCCCGCCTCTGCCTCGATGGCCCCTTCACCGCCGCGCTCGCGCTGCTCCCGGAcatcgccgcggccggcgtccGCGCGGACCCGGTCTCCCTCTGCCGCCTCATCAAGCTCTGCGTCCGCCACGGTACggtcggcgacggccgcgCCATCCACCGCCACGTATCCCTTTGCGCCcatggaggcggaggagcgaCCCACGGCAGCCTCTTCGTCTCCAACTCCCTGGTCTCCATGTACGCCAAGTTCGGCATGCTCGACGACGCGCTCGAGCTGTTCGGCGGAATGCCCCAGAGGAACGTCGTCTCGTGGACAACCGTCGTCGCGGCGCTGGCGAATGCCCctgggaggaagaaggaggcgCTGAGGTTTCTCGTGGAGATGCGGAGGGACGGAGTGGCTGCCAACAGTTACACGTTCTCGAGCGTCCTGGGCGCTTGCGGCACGCCAGGGGTGCTCGCAGCCATGCACGCGGACATCATTAAGGTCGGGCTGGATTCTGACGTGTTTGTGCGTAGCTCCTTGATTGATGCGTATATGAAGCTTGGGGATTTGGACAGCGGGCGCGGAGTTTTTGACGAGATGGTCACCTGCGATTTGGTCGTGTGGAATTCGATCATCGCGGGATTTGCACAGAGCGGTGACGGTGTTGGGGCGATGGAATTGTTCATGAGGATGAAGGAGTCTGGGTTCTTGGCGAACCAAGGTACTTTAACCAGTGTACTCAGGGCGTGCACTGGGATGGTCATGCTCGAGGTGGGGAGGCAGGTCCATGCTCATGTGCTCAAGTATGACAGGGACTTGATTCTGCACAATGCACTTCTGGACATGTACTGCAAATGTGGGTGCTTGCTGGATGCAGACGCCTTGTTCAGCAGAATGCATGATAGGGATGTCATCTCGTGGAGCACCATGATCTCTGGTTTGGCGCAGAATGGGAGAAGCGTTGAGGCATTGAAGGTTTTTGACTTGATGAAAGCTGAAGGACCTACACCGAACAACATAACGATGGTTGGAGTTCTATTTGCATGCAGTCATGCCGGTTTGGTGGAAGATGGTTGGCATTACTTTAGGTCGATGGACAAACTCTTTGGCATTCAACCTGAGAGAGAACACTGCAACTGCATGGTCGATCTCCTCGGTCGGGCAGGTAAGCTCGATGAGGCTATGAAATTCATTGGTGAGATGAAATTTGAGCCAGACTCGGTCATATGGAGAACTCTTCTTGGGGCGTGTAGGATGCACAAAAATGCCACCCTTGCGTCATATGCAGCAACAGAGATCCTGAAACTGGAGCCTGAAGATCAAGGTGCCCGCATATTGTTGTCAAATATATATGCTGATTTGCGACAATGGTCAAATGCTGAGAAGTCATGGAAGACGATGAGAGACCAAGGGGTCAAGAAAGAGCCTGGGCGAAGCTGGATCGAGCTGGGGAAACTGGTCCATGTGTTCATTGCTGGCGAGTTGTCACACCCATGCTCAGATCGTATAGTTCAGGAACTGAACCGACTGATCAGGCGGGCCAAAGACCTCGGTTATGTTCCCCAGACAGAATTTGTGCTGCAGGATCTTGGGACTGAGCAGAAAGAAGATCTGCTGAAATATCACAGCGAGAAGTTGGCCATTGCGTTTGGAACAATGAATTCAATGGAGGGGAAGCCTGTTAGGATCATGAAGAACCTCAGAATCTGTGGCGACTGCCACGCATTTGCGAAGCTCGTCTCCAAGACTGAAGGCAAGGCGATCATCATCAGAGACCCGGTTCGGTTCCACCATTTCCAGCATGGAGTTTGCTCATGTGGCGACTACTGGTAG